GCTGCGCCCCGCCACCGGACTGCCCCTGCCCCTCGACCCCGCCGCCCGGCACCCGATCAGCCTGGCGCTGCGCGCGGACCTCGCCCCCGAGGCGTACCGCCTCACCGTCACCGACGCGAGCGTGCTGATCGAGGGCGGTGCCCCGGCCGGCGCCTTCCACGGCTGCCAGGCCCTGCTCCAACTGCTGCCGCCGGCGGTCCACCGCCGCGCCCGGGTGCCCGGACAGCGCTGGGCGGTGCCGGCCGTGACGGTCGAGGACGGGCCGAGGTTCCCCTGGCGCGGCGCGATGCTCGACGTCGCCCGGCACTTCATGCCCAAGCGGGACCTGCTCCGGTTCATCGACCTGCTCGCGCTGCACCGGCTCAACGTGCTGCACCTGCACCTGAGCGACGACCAGGGCTGGCGGGTGGAGATCCGCCGCTACCCGAGGCTGACCGAGGTCGGCTCCTGGCGCCGCGAGTCCCAGCTCGGCGCGGCCGAGGACGCCCCCGGCGACGGCCGGCCGCACGGCGGCCACTACACCCAGGACGACGTCCGCGAGATCGTCGCCTACGCCGCCGAACGGCACATCACCGTCGTCCCCGAGATCGACGTTCCCGGCCACACCCAGGCCGCCATCGCCGCCTACCCCGAACTCGGGCTCCCCGGTGCGCCGTCGGAGGTCCGCACCCGCTGGGGGATCAACCCGAACATCCTCAACGCGGAGGAAGCCACCGTCGACTTCTTCCGCGGCGTCCTCGACGAGATCATGGAGCTGTTCCCCAGCCCGCACATCGGCCTCGGCGGCGACGAGTGCCCCAAGGACCACTGGCGCGCGGACGACCGCACCCAGGACCTGATGCGGCAGCGCGGCCTGGCGGACGAGAGCGCGCTGCAGGGCTGGTTCATCGAACGACTCGGCGAACACCTCGCCCGGCACGGCCGACGGGTCTTCGGCTGGGACGAGATCCTGGAGGGCCCCGTCCCCGCCGGGACCGTCGTCGCCTCCTGGCGCGGCCTGACCGGCGCCCGCACCGCGGCCCGCCGCGGCCACGACGTCGTCTCCTGCCCCGACGACCAGGTCTACCTCGACTACCGCCAGTCCGAGCACCCGGACGAGCCGATCCCCTTCGCCGTCCCGCTCACCCTCGAGGACACCTACCGCTTCGACCCGGTGCCCGACGGCCTCACCGCCGAGGAGGCGGCCCGCGTCATCGGCGGACAGGCCAACATCTGGACCGAGCACATGGACTCCCCGCGCACCGTCGACTACTACGC
This is a stretch of genomic DNA from Kitasatospora fiedleri. It encodes these proteins:
- a CDS encoding beta-N-acetylhexosaminidase codes for the protein MLLPRPASLRTGAGEFLLDETAAITAHPELTPTAVWLQGALRPATGLPLPLDPAARHPISLALRADLAPEAYRLTVTDASVLIEGGAPAGAFHGCQALLQLLPPAVHRRARVPGQRWAVPAVTVEDGPRFPWRGAMLDVARHFMPKRDLLRFIDLLALHRLNVLHLHLSDDQGWRVEIRRYPRLTEVGSWRRESQLGAAEDAPGDGRPHGGHYTQDDVREIVAYAAERHITVVPEIDVPGHTQAAIAAYPELGLPGAPSEVRTRWGINPNILNAEEATVDFFRGVLDEIMELFPSPHIGLGGDECPKDHWRADDRTQDLMRQRGLADESALQGWFIERLGEHLARHGRRVFGWDEILEGPVPAGTVVASWRGLTGARTAARRGHDVVSCPDDQVYLDYRQSEHPDEPIPFAVPLTLEDTYRFDPVPDGLTAEEAARVIGGQANIWTEHMDSPRTVDYYAFPRLCAVAEALWSTGERDVADFRARLAAHLPRLDAIGVEYRRADGPLPWQTRPGIPGKPAGRTEWAAFIDGLVARIKD